A region of Fusarium keratoplasticum isolate Fu6.1 chromosome 6, whole genome shotgun sequence DNA encodes the following proteins:
- a CDS encoding Calpain catalytic domain-containing protein, with protein sequence MSSSSSSSSRSSSPNRSFAEIAAGADLGDRSKVTPQHVIDKFWGKFTTKNPGKATTVIPSNTYIQAAAKRGNRVTASTTDASYEEAAATCRAKVEKIVKECRRINKKYRDPHFDIEADLKFGQNDCLQSLSNVEDCTPGLDMQPQSVKRVGDIFDKPCFYIDGPTTSDIRQGRNGDCWLMAALCTLSNKPGLIERLCVAHDQAVGVYGFVFYRDGEWISEIVDDYLYLTKPDYDESYLDRVLFDNVERLDPEEAYRRIYQSNSGSLYFAQCQHPQETWLPLLEKCYAKAHGDYAAIEGGYGGEGIEDLTGGVSSELFANDILDKDYFWNEELLKVNKEFLFSCWTGVWGTGWGDRKGIIELHAYSIQKAVEIDGKRLLKLKNPWGKGEWNGPWSDGSKEWTPEWLTKLDHRFGDDGDFWISYEDLLRKYQSFDRTRLFTPEWRVTQVWTTLSVPWALDYHDTHFSFTITKPGPVVIVLAQLDDRYFRGLEGQYRFELTFRVHKAGKSDYVVRSQTPYRMTRSTNVELELEAGDYEVRVKINATRNESVFPIEKVIKQNAKSRREKLLRIGLTYDLGHCKGRFVETPEEKAARKAHEAELKKKKKDRIRKKLLKDREAAHYLATKEWAWAEHRRLKKREKAKLKAAAKKLKKEARKAEKAAARAEKAALEAQAAAEAAEKEEKEAESTDKTEKVETTPSSEEKKVESKEEESKPQEPLTPESTADDDVEEKDEEKGDNEEEAKEEEKEENEEKAEEGDDEKEKAEESESESEEESDTDDGAASSVGSFRDLSEREIQIAVDAYTGDIPSDSESSDSSSDSDTNEGDDAEKDPWNAVVVAGIRVFHKSLGDDDEDGSSLNLKVIRPITYGKDNDKVDVENKGKSTKCNTKVLDVDDSAKDATLIGDKKEKIRFIKGEGRRTFTL encoded by the exons atgtcttcctcctcctcttcctcttcgagGTCATCGTCACCCAACAGATCTTTTGCAGAGatcgctgctggtgctgacTTGGGCGACCGCTCAAAGGTTACACCGCAGCATGTGATTGACAAGTTCTGGGGCAAATTCACCACCAAGAACCCGGGCAAGG CTACAACCGTCATCCCCTCCAACACCTACATCcaggctgctgccaagaGAGGCAACAGAGTGACCGCCAGCACCACAGATGCTTCTTACGAAGAGGCTGCGGCCACGTGCCGTGCCAAGGTCGAAAAGATCGTCAAGGAGTGTCGTCGCATCAACAAGAAGTATCGCGACCCTCACTTTGACATTGAGGCCGATCTCAAGTTTGGCCAGAATGACTGTCTCCAGTCTCTCTCAAACGTCGAGGACTGCACCCCAGGTCTTGACATGCAGCCTCAGAGCGTCAAGCGTGTCGGTGACATCTTTGACAAGCCCTGCTTCTACATTGACGGACCTACTACCAGTGACATTAGGCAGGGCCGTAATGGTGACTGCTGGCTCATGGCTGCTCTTTGCACTCTGAGCAACAAGCCTGGTCTCATTGAGAGACTTTGCGTTGCTCATGATCAAGCTGTCGGTGTCTATGGTTTCGTCTTTTACCGGGACGGCGAGTGGATCTCGGAGATTGTCGACGACTAT CTCTATCTGACCAAGCCCGACTATGACGAGAGTTACCTGGACCGAGTTCTGTTTGATAATGTTGAACGCCTCGACCCAGAGGAGGCATACCGCCGGATCTACCAGTCCAACAGTGGCTCTCTCTACTTTGCACAGTGCCAGCACCCCCAGGAGACCTGGCTCCCCCTTCTGGAGAAGTGCTATGCCAAGGCCCACGGAGACTATGCCGCCATCGAAGGTGGCTATGGTGGTGAGGGTATTGAGGATCTGACTGGAGGTGTCAGCAGCGAGCTCTTTGCCAATGATATCCTGGACAAG GATTACTTCTGGAatgaggagctcctcaaggttAACAAAGAGTTCCTCTTTAGCTGCTGGACTGGCGTCTGGGGCACTGGCTGGGGTGACCGAAAGGGTATCATCGAGCTTCACGCCTACTCAATCCAGAAGGCTGTTGAGATTGACGGAAAGCGtctgctcaagctcaagaacccCTGGGGCAAGGGAGAATGGAACGGCCCGTGGA GTGATGGATCCAAGGAATGGACCCCCGAGTGGCTTACCAAGCTCGACCACCGTTTCGGTGATGACGGAGACTTTTGGATTTCGTATGAGGACCTTCTTAGAAAGTACCAGTCCTTCGACCGAACCCGTCTGTTCACCCCTGAGTGGCGCGTCACTCAGGTCTGGACTACTCTCTCCGTCCCCTGGGCGCTCGACTACCACGACACCCACTTCtccttcaccatcaccaagcccGGTCCCGTTGTCATTGTTCTGGCTCAGCTTGACGACCGATACTTCCGAGGTCTCGAGGGCCAGTACCGCTTCGAGCTGACCTTCCGTGTCCACAAGGCCGGCAAGTCTGACTATGTTGTCCGCAGCCAGACGCCCTACCGGATGACACGATCCACCAacgttgagcttgagcttgaggctggCGACTACGAAGTCCGCGTCAAGATCAACGCCACTCGCAACGAGTCAGTCTTCCCCATTGAGAAGGTCATCAAGCAAAACGCCAAGTCCCGCCGTGAGAAGCTCCTCCGCATTGGTCTCACCTATGACCTCGGCCACTGCAAGGGCAGATTCGTCGAAACccccgaggagaaggcggcTCGCAAGGCGCACGAGGCGGAGcttaagaagaagaagaaggatagAATCAggaagaagctcctcaaggaccGAGAGGCGGCCCACTACTTGGCCACCAAGGAGTGGGCGTGGGCAGAGCACAGGcggctgaagaagagggagaaggccaagcttAAGGCGGCTgcgaagaagctcaagaaggaggcccgaaaggctgagaaggccgcTGCTCGAGCTGAGAAGGCTGCCCTGGAGgctcaagctgctgctgaggccgcagagaaggaagagaaggaagccgAGTCCACCGACAAGACCGAGAAGGTAGAGACCACTCCCAGCtctgaggagaagaaggttgagTCTAAGGAAGAGGAGTCGAAGCCACAGGAGCCTCTTACTCCCGAATCTActgccgatgatgatgtcgaagagaaggacgaggagaagggtgacaacgaggaggaggccaaggaagaggagaaggaagaaaacgAGGAaaaggcggaggagggagatgacgagaaggagaaggccgaggagtccgagtccgagtcgGAAGAGGAGAGCGACACCGATGACGGCGCCGCCTCTAGCGTCGGCTCCTTCCGTGACCTTTCCGAACGCGAAATCCAGATCGCCGTCGACGCGTACACCGGAGACATTCCCTCCGACTCAGAGTCCAGTGACTCCTCCTCTGACTCTGACACCAACGAAggcgacgacgccgagaaggacCCCTGGAACGCCGTCGTGGTCGCCGGCATCCGCGTCTTCCACAAGAGCctcggcgacgacgatgaggacggcagctccctcaacctcaaggtGATCCGACCCATCACCTACGGCAAAgacaacgacaaggtcgacgTGGAGAACAAGGGCAAGTCGACAAAGTGCAACACTAAGGTTCTGGACGTGGACGACAGCGCCAAGGATGCTACGCTCATTGgggacaagaaggagaagatcaGGTTCATCAAGGGAGAGGGACGTAGGACGTTTACGCTGTAA
- a CDS encoding MFS domain-containing protein — protein MNTLRRASLTKPEEEGKAWPAIAIGMFVAFGGVLYGYDTGTISGILAMPYWQRLFSTGWRDSDGDLNITTSQESGIVSILSAGTFFGALSSPFMTDYIGRRPGLMIATWVFNLGVALQTAATAIPMFLAGRFFAGFGVGQISAIIPLYQSETAPKWIRGAIVGAYQWAITIGLLLAAIVNNATSKRNDTGSYRIPIAVQFAYSLILFGGMCILPETPRFLIKQDRHDEAAKALGRIRRLPQEHPAIQSELTEVRANHEYEKSLGKASYLDCFKPPILKRQFTGMALQALQQLTGINFIFYYGTKYFENSGISSGFVISMITSAINVASTIPGMYAIDKWGRRPLLFWGAIGMCVSQFIVAMSGTFSTGQNDNGTIFVKNLAGQKAAVAFVCIYIFFFASTWGPLAWVVTGEIFPLKTRAKSLSMTTATNWLLNWAIAYSTPYLVDFGPGKANLQSKIFFIWFGCCFICIAFVYFFIYETKGLSLEEVDQLYDEVSVARKSTKWKPTESWEHRQSVSGPGGKMFGNEHGEATHDEKNETV, from the exons ATGAATACTCTTCGAAGAGCATCCCTCaccaagcccgaggaggagggcaaggcaTGGCCTGCCATCGCCATTGGCATGTTTGTTGCCTTTGGTGGTGTCCTCTACGG CTATGATACTGGTACCATCTCTGGTATCCTTGCCATGCCCTACTGGCAACGCCTCTTCAGCACCGGTTGGAGAGATTCGGACGGcgacctcaacatcaccacatCCCAGGAGTCTGGCATCGTCTCCATTCTCTCTGCTGGCACCTTCTTCGGCgccctctcttctccctttATGACTGATTACATCGGTCGTCGCCCCGGTTTGATGATTGCCACCTGGGTCTTCAACCTAGGTGTGGCACTTCAGactgctgctactgctaTCCCTATGTTCCTTGCTGGACGATTCTTTGCCGGCTTTGGCGTTGGTCAAATCTCAGCCATCA TCCCCCTCTACCAGTCCGAAACAGCCCCCAAGTGGATTCGCGGCGCCATCGTAGGAGCCTACCAATGGGCCATCACTAtcggtctcctcctcgccgccatcgtcaacaacgcCACATCCAAGCGCAACGACACGGGCTCCTACCGCATCCCCATCGCCGTCCAGTTTGCCTACTCCCTCATCCTCTTTGGCGGAATGTGCATCCTCCCCGAGACGCCCCgcttcctcatcaagcaAGACCGGCacgacgaggccgccaaggcccTGGGCAGGATTCGACGACTGCCCCAGGAGCATCCTGCTATTCAGTCCGAGCTCACGGAAGTGAGGGCGAACCACGAGTATGAGAAGTCGCTTGGAAAGGCTTCTTATCTCGACTGCTTCAAGCCTCCTATTCTGAAGCGCCAGTTTACTGGTATGGCTCTGCAGGCTCTTCAGCAACTCACTGGCATCAACTTTATC TTCTACTATGGCACCAAGTACTTTGAGAACTCTGGCATCTCGAGCGGCTTCGTCATTTCCATGATCACATCAGCCATCAACGTCGCCTCTACCATCCCCGGCATGTACGCCATCGACAAATGGGGTCGtcgccctcttctcttctggGGCGCCATTGGCATGTGCGTGTCCCAGTTCATCGTCGCCATGTCAGGTACATTCTCGACGGGCCAGAACGATAACGGCACAATCTTTGTCAAGAACCTCGCTGGACAAAAGGCCGCCGTGGCGTTTGTGTGCATctacatcttcttcttcgcctccACATGGGGCCCCCTTGCTTGGGTCGTCACCGGCGAGATCTTCCCCCTCAAGACCCGTGCCAAGTCTCTCAGTATGACTACTGCGACCAACTGGCTCCTCAACTGGGCAATTGCCTACTCAACCCCCTACCTCGTCGACTTTGGCCCCGGCAAGGCCAACCTCCAGAGcaagatcttcttcatctggtTCGGCTGCTGCTTCATCTGCATCGCCTTTGTCTACTTCTTCATCTACGAGACCAAGGGTCTCTCCCTCGAAGAGGTCGACCAGCTCTACGACGAGGTCAGCGTGGCGCGCAAGTCCACAAAGTGGAAGCCCACGGAATCCTGGGAGCACCGCCAGAGCGTGTCTGGACCCGGTGGAAAGATGTTTGGAAATGAGCATGGCGAGGCCACGCACGATGAGAAGAACGAGACTGTTTAA
- a CDS encoding Oligosaccharide translocation protein RFT1 yields the protein MSPSPKPQDAGSPPQSASMLKGASLLIILQLASRLITFVANQLLLRYLTAPLLGLSTQLEVYYLSVLFFARESLRVAIQRQGTVGNTTKSSDAARVESQAVVNLGYLAIGLGSVVSLVLGWMYLAFPSGAAVSTPYLVESLYLYGLAAMVELLSEPCFVLMQMRLQFGTRAAAESIATFLRCIVVFTSAVWASKQQKDIGVLPFALGQMTYGASLLLVYLISGYQLASTIGFSILPKAVSTKDGRFLGSYFDRQTMSLAGSMMAQSVVKHLLTQGDTFLVSLLATAEVQGAYALANNYGGLLARLLFQPVEESSRSYFSRLLSSPAASPSGGDGEKQSAKPSPAVNEAKQNLRTLLRLYILLSSIIINIGPFAAPPLLAIVAGKRWIGSGAGDVLAAYCFYIPFLALNGLTESFVASVATEAEVHQQSGWMGAFSVAFAASAFLFMWVFPLGAIGLVVANIINMACRIVWSGAFIKRLFKKHGTDFEIKTLLPEGSVTFSLATAILLKQLKVLDSAEDQPIKSLIKVAASAVPLLLLILFFERRFILECLHSIRGRKAAKQ from the exons AtgtcaccatctccaaagcCTCAAGACGCGGGCTCACCCCCTCAGAGCGCCTCTATGCTCAAGGGCGCttccctcctcatcatcctccagcttgCATCGCGCCTCATCACCTTTGTCGCCAACCAGCTCCTCCTGCGCTACCTCACTGCGCCACTCCTAGGTCTATCCACGCAGCTGGAGGTCTACTACCTCTCTgttctcttcttcgcccgCGAGAGTCTCCGCGTGGCTATTCAACGGCAAGGCACAGTGGGAAACACCACGAAAAGCAGTGACGCAGCGAGGGTGGAGAGCCAGGCTGTCGTGAACCTCGGATATCTCGCCATTGGCCTAGGAAGCGTTGTCAGCCTCGTCCTGGGATGGATGTATCTCGCGTTTCCAAGCGGTGCAGCTGTTTCGACGCCGTATCTCGTCGAGTCGCTGTATCTCTACGGTCTGGCGGCAATGGTTGAGCTGCTCTCTGAGCCTTGCTTTGTCCTCATGCAGATGCGTCTCCAATTTGGCACGCGAGCTGCCGCAGAGTCCATCGCAACGTTTCTACGATGCATTGTTGTTTTCACCTCTGCAGTCTGGGCATCAAAGCAGCAGAAAGATATTGGTGTTCTGCCTTTCGCCCTCGGCCAGATGACTTATGGTGCATCTCTACTCCTTGTCTATCTCATCTCTGGATATCAACTCGCCTCTACGATCGGCTTCTCTATTCTCCCCAAGGCTGTTTCAACCAAGGATGGTCGCTTCTTGGGATCCTACTTTGACCGGCAAACTATGAGTCTTGCTGGGAGCATGATGGCTCAGAGCGTGGTGAAGCATCTCCTAACACAAGGCGACACGTTCCTCGTCTCTCTGCTCGCCACTGCCGAGGTTCAAGGTGCATATGCCCTCGCCAACAACTATGGCGGTCTTCTAGCGCGTCTACTCTTTCAGCCGGTCGAGGAAAGCAGCCGCAGTTACTTTTCTCGCCTCTTGTCGTCTCCTGCAGCAAGCCCTTCCGGTGGAGATGGTGAAAAGCAATCTGCAAAGCCCTCACCAGCTGTGAATGAAGCAAAGCAAAACCTACGGACTCTCCTCCGACTCTACATCCTTCTCTCATCTATAATCATCAACATCGGACCCTTCGCcgctcctcctctcctcgccatcgtGGCCGGTAAGCGATGGATCGGCTCAGGGGCTGGCGACGTACTCGCAGCATACTGCTTCTACATCcccttcctcgccctcaacgGCCTCACAGAGTCATTCGTGGCATCCGTCGCCACAGAAGCAGAGGTTCACCAGCAATCTGGTTGGATGGGCGCTTTCTCCGTCGCCTTTGCAGCCTCAGCATTCCTCTTCATGTGGGTATTCCCTCTCGGTGCCATCGGTCTCGTGGTAGCCAATATCATCAACATGGCATGCCGCATCGTCTGGAGCGGCGCATTTATCAAGCGATTATTCAAGAAACACGGGACCGATTTCGAAATCAAGACATTGCTCCCGGAGGGTTCAGTGACCTTCTCCCTTGCCACAGCTATACTTCTCAAGCAActcaaggtcctcgacaGCGCAGAGGACCAACCCATCAAATCtctcatcaaggtcgccgcctcggccgtcCCATTATTGCTCCTCAT TTTGTTCTTTGAGCGCCGTTTTATCCTCGAGTGTCTGCACTCTATCCGTGGTCGCAAAGCCGCCAAACAATAG